A stretch of Aspergillus nidulans FGSC A4 chromosome VI DNA encodes these proteins:
- a CDS encoding retrograde cargo receptor ERV46 (transcript_id=CADANIAT00010375), translating into MAAKSRFTRLDAFAKTVDEARIRTTSGGIITIASLLIIIWLTWGEWVDYRRVAVLPELVVDKSRGEKMEIHLNITFPRLPCELTTLDVMDVSGEQQVGVAHGVNKVRLAPAAEGGRVLDVQALQLHAEEAKHLDPDYCGECGGAPPPPNAIKPGCCSTCDEVREAYAQKQWGFGKGTNIEQCEREHYSERIDAQRREGCRLEGVIRVNKVVGNFHIAPGRSFSSNNVHIHDIANYEERGLSPAEQHTMSHIIHSLRFGPQLPDELSDRWQWTDHHHTNPLDSTSQEAPEPAYSFMYFIKVVSTSYLPLGWDPLYSASLHAAADTNTPLGAQGLSAGSQGSIETHQYSVTSHKRSLRGGDASDEAHKERIHAAGGIPGVFFNYDISPMKVINREARPKTFTGFLTGVCAIVGGTLTVAAAIDRTLYEGVSRVRKLHSN; encoded by the exons ATGGCGGCCAAATCACGGTTCACAAGGCTAGATGCCTTCGCGAAAACAGTCGATGAGGCTCGCATCCGCACCACCTCCGGGGGAATCATCACTATCGCCTCGCTGCTTATCATAATATGGCTTACGTGGGGAGAGTGGGTGGACTACAGGCGGGTGGCAGTTTTGCCGGAGCTCGTCGTCGACAAGtcaagaggagagaagatggagatcCACCTGAACATCACATTCCCTCGACTTCCCTGTGAGCTCACAACTCTCGATGTCATGGATGTCTCGGGCGAGCAGCAGGTTGGTGTCGCGCACGGTGTGAACAAGGTCCGCCTTGCGCCTGCTGCGGAGGGCGGCCGCGTCCTTGACGTCCAGGCACTGCAACT CcacgccgaagaagccaagcACCTCGACCCAGACTACTGCGGTGAATGCGGCGGCGCGCCCCCACCTCCCAACGCCATCAAGCCCGGgtgctgcagcacctgcGACGAAGTGCGCGAAGCGTACGCCCAGAAACAATGGGGATTCGGCAAGGGGACCAACATTGAGCAATGCGAGCGCGAGCACTACTCTGAGCGGATTGACGCGCAACGCCGCGAAGGATGCCGGCTTGAAGGCGTTATCCGTGTCAACAAGGTTGTTGGCAACTTTCACATTGCGCCTGGGCGCAGCTTCTCCTCTAACAACGTGCACATCCACGACATCGCGAACTACGAGGAAAGGGGTCTGTCGCCGGCTGAGCAGCACACAATGTCTCATATCATTCACAGCCTCCGCTTCGGACCGCAATTACCAGACGAGCTCTCGGATCGTTGGCAATGGACGGACCACCACCATACTAACCCACTCGATAGCACGAGCCAAGAAGCACCTGAGCCCGCTTACAGCTTTATGTACTTCATCAAGGTCGTCTCAACATCCTACCTGCCCCTCGGCTGGGACCCTCTCTATTCTGCATCTCTCCACGCTGCGGCCGACACAAACACCCCGCTCGGCGCGCAAGGCCTCAGCGCCGGCTCACAAGGCAGCATCGAAACACATCAATACAGCGTAACCTCGCACAAGCGATCTCTGCGCGGTGGCGATGCCTCAGACGAGGCTCATAAGGAGCGCATCCACGCAGCGGGCGGTATTCCCGGCGTCTTTTTCAACTACGACATCTCGCCGATGAAGGTTATCAATCGTGAGGCGAGGCCGAAGACCTTCACTGGTTTCTTGACGGGTGTATGCGCAATCGTTGGTGGGACGCTTACCGTTGCGGCGGCTATTGATCGCACGCTTTACGAGGGAGTTAGTAGGGTTAGGAAATTGCATTCGAACTGA
- a CDS encoding mRNA export factor mexA (transcript_id=CADANIAT00010376) — translation MKRGRSSRGRTSTRANTGDRGGIRKRGAPPTKVDRDGDLAMGAGAGAIRGQKTRSGSGRPASSATRANTALDRSISQIQKALSSSNAQANIRQGGRSSPTEQVAVRGWKESKAASNRDGGVESLVAFLEKKLTSPDSKSGPRVKISKSRVEGDALIVSIRPESLERMLQLNGFTFAGAPLTIEKYDQETAPLLNHSIPAQNGTTPSTADTKSKMTAILGRRYYQQSKLLDLSKLGTDPDLVAMGIFGTTSTESKFFPALMKVWELNFDNATARRDAVESVSLADNQLSNISVVTTLSQTFPDLKNLDLSNNNFADAQALIGWRWKFRKLQFLDLTGNPFSADPNFKDTMLKWYPELKTLNNTQVRTDEEIAAQKKTPIPVQAPHFHDEGQIAENFIRAFFTGYDNNRAEIVSGFYDNNSTFSLNVNTSAPRALQTEPAPWDPYLKKSRNLLKISHLPARMSRTYTGVEKIKELWTTLPPTRHPDIAAHPEEWLIECFPIPGLPDISGQSSTGVGGFLIMVHGKFEEDNSGKVETRSFDRTFIIGPGAGVGGIRVISDVLCLRAYGGNEAWQLEPPPVAAQPAAAPVAARVAAPAAPAGYGLPAPGKADVQVQQEQLVMQLSAKTMMTLQYSELALSGNNWNMDAALKNFEELKTQGQLPPDAFLPGVTA, via the exons ATGAAAAGGGGCAGATCTTCTCGCGGTCGCACCAGTACCCGCGCGAATACTGGTGATCGTGGGGGAATTCGCAAGAGGGGTGCTCCTCCGACAAAGGTTGACCGAGATGGTGATTTGGCGATGGGCGCAGGTGCAGGCGCAATTCGTGGCCAAAAAACCCGTTCAGGTTCTGGTCGTCCCGCTTCCTCTGCAACCCGAGCAAACACCGCTCTCGATCGGAGCATCAGTCAAATCCAAAAGGCCCTATCCAGCTCGAACGCCCAAGCGAACATCCGGCAAGGAGGGCGCTCGTCTCCCACGGAACAGGTTGCTGTACgtggatggaaagaaagcaaggcGGCGTCCAACCGCGACGGTGGCGTCGAAAGTTTGGTCGCTTTtctcgagaagaagctcaccTCACCCGACTCGAAATCTGGCCCGCGCGTAAAAATTTCTAAG TCGCGGGTTGAAGGCGACGCTCTGATAGTGTCCATCCGACCGGAATCATTAGAAAGAATGCTTCAGCTTAATGGCTTTACTTTTGCAGGAGCGCCTCTTACCATCGAAAAATACGACCAGGAAACCGCTCCATTATTGAATCACTCGATTCCGGCACAAAACGGTACAACTCCATCTACCGCAGACACAAAATCGAAAATGACGGCGATACTGGGGAGGCGGTATTACCAACAATCCAAATTGCTCGATCTGTCTAAGCTGGGGACCGACCCAGATCTAGTGGCTATGGGCATATTTGGCACAACTTCCACTGAATCCAAGTTCTTCCCTGCGCTCATGAAGGTGTGGGAGCTGAACTTTGATAACGCCACGGCGCGACGTGATGCTGTCGAAAGTGTCAGCCTTGCTGACAATCAACTCTCTAATATCTCCGTCGTTACGACGCTTTCCCAAACATTCCCCGATTTAAAGAACCTTGACCTGTCGAACAATAACTTTGCCGACGCACAGGCACTTATAGGATGGCGGTGGAAATTTCGCAAACTGCAGTTCCTCGATCTCACTGGCAATCCCTTCAGTGCTGATCCCAACTTCAAGGATACTATGCTTAAATGGTATCCCGAACTCAAGACTTTGAACAACACCCAGGTCCGCACCGACGAAGAAATCGCTGCGCAAAAGAAAACGCCGATCCCCGTCCAGGCCCCCCATTTCCACGATGAAGGCCAAATCGCCGAAAACTTCATTCGAGCTTTCTTCACTGGCTACGATAACAACCGTGCCGAGATCGTCAGCGGGTTCTACGATAACAACTCAACCTTCTCACTTAATGTCAACACATCCGCCCCGAGGGCGCTGCAAACCGAACCAGCTCCTTGGGATCCGTACCTCAAAAAGAGTCGAAACCTCCTCAAAATCAGTCATCTACCTGCGAGAATGTCTCGGACTTATACGGGCGTAGAAAAGATAAAGGAGTTATGGACGACCCTTCCGCCGACGAGACATCCGGATATTGCAGCGCATCCTGAAGAGTGGCTCATTGAATGTTTCCCAATTCCTGGACTTCCTGATATATCCGGACAGAGTTCAACCGGCGTTGGTGGTTTCCTTATCATGGTACATGGAAAGTTCGAAGAGGATAATTCAGGGAAAGTAGAAACTCGAAGCTTCGATCGAACCTTTATTATCGGGCCGGGAGCAGGTGTAGGAGGAATTAGGGTTATCAGCGATGTGCTATGTTTGCGCGCATATGGCGGCAATGAAGCATGGCAACTGGAACCTCCTCCTGTCGCTGctcagccagcagcagctccagtcGCGGCCCGAGTGGCGGCCCCGGCAGCCCCTGCTGGCTACGGACTTCCAGCTCCTGGGAAAGCCGATGTCCAGGTACAACAAGAGCAATTAGTAATGCAACTGAGCGCCAAAACAATGATGACGCTGCAATATTCCGAACTTGCTCTTTCAGGGAATAACTGGAACATGGATGCTGCTTTGAAGAACTTTGAGGAATTAAAG ACACAGGGCCAGTTACCACCTGACGCTTTCCTTCCAGGAGTTACGGCATAG
- a CDS encoding putative GARP complex subunit Vps53 (transcript_id=CADANIAT00010377), with amino-acid sequence MPVTTISHSTGQMASNGAAPLDPLDAAWSLMVIASADYDPINHLNEIFSHPSTLSSVSDVSQRLRDYETELDNEIGALVEDQVTSNAESVERIQAAKSDLSELFKKIDDVRDRASKTEQSITEMTADIKQLDNAKKNLTQSMTALKRLQMLTTAYDQLRVLSRTRQYRDCSQLLQAVIQLVAHFKSYRSIDQIALLSRNVADIQRDLLEQICEDFELAFAKGEVGARKTALSEACSVMDALGDHARSRLMTWYCNFQLREYRQVFRNNEEAGSLDNISRRYSWFRRILRIYDEEYASIFPASWRVDEILANAFCEGTRDDFKGILSRSVRNGQTIDVSMLLSCLQETLDFEHSLERRFAIDSRPSTDTFASAETPVFGQAISEAFEPYLSVWVNAQDQQLAGLIPKYRQQPVKPPGEEFDSHIVISSSMELFTFYRHALQQCAKLSTGASLADLAKVFGKYLDQYAQQLEEKIKGRLDKNLKQSVDLQSQADSFMGIASAAVRGLVRKVETELEPCWREMRNTPWNRLEGVSDQSSYVGELLSKTNSKASEILQLIHKQQYARAFADHIVELISNIFLQNIFHCKPVSETGAEQMLLDTYTLKTGLSSLLPAPPPAGFVKRVNNSFTKIETLLKTLQVQPSPPEALVQAYLIHIADRNNNNFRKILDLKGIRSRQEQNHLVELFQIHRTSDRYASNIQETNPFLGALQTTSASSSTSVSQGLGLGNLGTSAAASTSRFDASLLGSALISAAKDGVDRLGTPMSSTPVNPGAAGAGNLAASTPAAIPGSSGPNQSQAGEVGSNLNENLKNLGKFFRRDLGFGGRFGRSGDDG; translated from the exons ATGCCCGTTACGACCATCTCACATAGCACCGGTCAGATGGCTTCCAACGGGGCCGCGCCCCTCGATCCGTTGGACGCAG CTTGGTCATTGATGGTTATTGCCTCAGCGGACTACGACCCGATTAACCACCTGAACGAGATCTTCTCGCACCCTTCTACGCTGTCCTCCGTTTCCGATGTGTCTCAACGGTTGCGTGATTACGAAACTGAGCTCGACAACGAGATCGGGGCGCTTGTAGAAGACCAAGTTACATCCAATGCAGAGAGCGTCGAGCGCATTCAAGCCGCTAAATCAGATCTGTCCGAGTTGTTCAAGAAAATCGACGATGTCCGCGACCGCGCGTCCAAGACCGAGCAGTCCATTACAGAAATGACGGCGGATATCAAACAGCTAGACAACGCGAAGAAGAATCTGACGCAGTCGATGACGGCCCTGAAACGGCTTCAGATGTTGACGACCGCGTATGATCAATTGCGTGTTCTCAGTCGCACGAGGCAGTACCGGGACTGTTCCCAGCTGCTTCAGGCCGTGATTCAGCTCGTCGCGCACTTCAAGTCGTATAGATCGATTGATCAGATTGCGCTCCTTAGCCGGAATGTGGCGGATATCCAAAGAGACTTGTTGGAGCAAATATGTGAAGACTTTGAGCTGGCGTTCGCCAAGGGGGAGGTTGgcgcgaggaagacggcgcTCTCGGAGGCATGCTCTGTTATGGATGCGCTTGGGGATCATGCGAGATCGAGATTGATGACTTGGTACTGTAAtttccagctgcgcgagTACCGGCAGGTTTTCCGGAACAATGAGGAGGCGGGCTCACTGGACAATATTTCACGGAGGTACTCATGGTTTCGACGGATCCTGCGAATCTACGATGAAGAGTACGCCTCTATTTTCCCTGCATCGTGGAGAGTGGATGAAATACTGGCCAATGCGTTCTGCGAAGGGACCAGAGATGATTTCAAGGGAATATTATCACGGTCTGTGCGGAATGGCCAGACTATCGATGTCAGTATGTTGCTCTCGTGTTTGCAGGAAACGCTTGACTTTGAACATTCCCTGGAACGACGGTTTGCCATTGATTCTCGTCCATCCACCGATACATTTGCGTCAGCGGAAACGCCTGTATTCGGCCAAGCTATCTCCGAAGCATTTGAGCCTTATCTAAGTGTATGGGTAAATGCTCAGGATCAGCAATTGGCCGGCTTGATACCAAAATACCGTCAACAGCCTGTTAAACCTCCAGGCGAAGAATTCGATTCGCACATTGTTATTTCCTCTTCCATGGAGCTGTTCACATTCTACAGGCATGCTCTCCAGCAGTGTGCAAAGCTCTCTACAGGCGCAAGTCTCGCGGATCTGGCAAAAGTGTTCGGCAAGTATCTCGACCAGTACGCTCAGCAG TTAGAGGAGAAGATAAAGGGCCGTCTCGACAAGAATCTGAAGCAGAGTGTCGACTTGCAAAGTCAAGCTGACTCATTCATGGGAATAGCGTCGGCTGCTGTGCGAGGCCTAGTGCGCAAAGTTGAGACAGAACTCGAGCCATGCTGGCGAGAAATGCGCAACACCCCTTGGAATCGGCTGGAAGGGGTGAGCGACCAAAGCTCCTATGTTGGAGAGCTATTGTCGAAAACCAACTCCAAGGCGTCAGAAATACTGCAATTGATCCACAAGCAACAATACGCCAGAGCTTTTGCTGACCACATAGTGGAGTTGATTTCGAACATCTTCCTGCAAAACATCTTCCATTGTAAACCTGTCTCGGAGACGGGTGCAGAACAG ATGCTCCTAGACACATACACCCTTAAAACCGGTCTATCTTCACTCCTCCCGGCGCCCCCACCCGCCGGTTTCGTCAAGCGTGTCAATAACAGCTTCACGAAGATCGAAACCTTGCTCAAGACCCTCCAAGTCCAACCATCGCCTCCAGAAGCCCTCGTCCAAGCATACCTAATTCATATCGCAGATCGAAACAATAACAACTTCCGCAAAATCCTTGACCTTAAGGGTATCCGGAGCCGCCAGGAGCAGAACCACCTTGTCGAACTCTTCCAGATTCACCGCACTTCCGATCGCTACGCCTCAAACATCCAGGAAACAAACCCCTTTCTGGGCGCACTCCAAACAAcctctgcttcctcctcaacttccGTCTCCCAAGGCCTCGGCCTTGGCAATCTCGGCACCTCTGCCGCGGCATCAACGAGCCGCTTTGATGCGTCGCTGCTTGGCTCTGCACTTATTTCCGCTGCGAAGGATGGTGTGGATAGGCTGGGCACGCCCATGTCCTCTACTCCTGTTAACCCGGGTGCGGCTGGAGCAGGTAACTTGGCCGCTTCTACACCGGCCGCAATACCTGGGTCTTCTGGGCCGAACCAAAGCCAGGCCGGTGAGGTGGGGTCTAACTTGAACGAGAACCTTAAGAACCTTGGCAAGTTCTTCCGAAGAGATCTAGGGTTCGGCGGAAGATTTGGGAggagtggtgatgatggcTGA
- the trm82 gene encoding putative tRNA methyltransferase (transcript_id=CADANIAT00010378) encodes MAENFQHPFQCIQFIKKRNGEHRDVFVASAGAKLFSYAADSGRRLSVWPQDGADNNIHGTNCAGSNPETEGPPEKKRKVEPSSEKEGDAGTAASKKSCTWTNIPILTSTPDGEYLVALTGEDKCIRVFQIEEDGSFVHLSERPMPKRPCAITFMEDNDILTGDKFGDVYSMPLIPSAEPRSTMKTLAQRSTPIAATNLTVHTQRNLKSLEMQKNMQNKQKKEVDKPVFDHDLLLGHVSLLTDVVFASLPSPDPSSTKRRTYILSADKDEHIRVSRGPPQAHVIENHCFGHTAFVSKLCIPEWAPEYLVSGGGDPHLIVWNWTAGQVLHTVPLVEQPAEGEAKKVAVHGIWAATLGADSRRVILVALEGNPALLPFTLEPNGSMTAHTSIKTSGNVLDVQVHKDIVVVSVDCIRTPGSMQEWRSSPIASITLEAFQLKQGTTEWEAVTDYQLVTTVNATGTLPVILADGVEEKEKEKKALNDVFYGLEHLRKQTSWEGEATVF; translated from the exons TCTCTGTCTGGCCGCAAGACGGTGCGGACAATAATATTCATGGAACCAACTGTGCTGGATCTAACCCAGAGACTGAAGGCCCtccggagaagaagaggaaggttGAGCCATCTTCAGAAAAGGAGGGTGATGCTGGTACTGCAGCTTCGAAAAAATCCTGTACGTGGACCAACATTCCCATCTTGACGTCCACGCCAGACGGGGAATATCTGGTTGCGCTTACAGGAGAGGACAAATGTATCCGTGTCTtccagattgaagaggacggTTCATTTGTGCACCTGAGTGAGAG GCCAATGCCCAAGCGGCCATGCGCCATCACATTCATGGAGGACAACGACATCCTGACTGGCGACAAGTTTGGGGATGTCTACTCCATGCCCCTAATACCAAGCGCTGAGCCGCGCTCTACCATGAAGACTCTGGCCCAACGGTCCACGCCGATCGCAGCCACAAACTTAACCGTGCACACGCAACGCAATCTCAAATCGTTAGAGATGCAAAAGAACatgcagaacaagcagaagaaagaagtAGACAAGCCCGTCTTCGACCACGACCTGTTGCTCGGACATGTCTCTCTTCTCACAGACGTGGTCTTTGCCTCTTTACCGTCTCCGGACCCCTCGTCTACTAAGAGAAGAACCTACATCCTTAGCGCAGATAAAGACGAGCATATTCGGGTCTCGCGCGGGCCACCGCAGGCACACGTCATCGAGAACCACTGCTTCGGACATACAGCATTCGTTTCTAAGCTTTGCATCCCTGAATGGGCTCCAGAGTACCTAGTCTCTGGCGGCGGGGACCCGCATCTTATCGTGTGGAACTGGACAGCCGGCCAAGTACTGCATACTGTGCCCCTCGTGGAACAGCCAGCTGAAGGCGAAGCCAAGAAAGTCGCCGTCCACGGTATCTGGGCGGCTACTCTTGGTGCAGACTCACGGCGAGTCATTCTGGTTGCGCTGGAAGG AAACCCGGCCCTCCTCCCATTCACCCTGGAACCCAACGGCTCCATGACCGCTCACACGTCTATCAAGACCTCGGGCAACGTTCTTGACGTGCAAGTCCACAAAGACATAGTAGTCGTCTCTGTCGACTGCATCCGCACTCCCGGGTCAATGCAGGAATGGCGCTCCAGTCCAATTGCTTCAATCACGCTCGAAGCGTTCCAGCTCAAGCAAGGAACAACAGAGTGGGAGGCGGTCACTGATTACCAATTGGTCACCACAGTTAACGCTACGGGGACATTACCTGTCATTTTGGCGGATGGTgtagaggaaaaggaaaaggagaagaaggcgttGAATGATGTGTTCTATGGGCTGGAGCATCTGAGGAAGCAGACGTCGTGGGAGGGTGAGGCTACGGTTTTCTGA